In Paenibacillus larvae subsp. larvae, the following proteins share a genomic window:
- a CDS encoding discoidin domain-containing protein, producing MGAKVSIDHSEVTILIEKGIYPVPNKKVLAAGVMEPFLNRVLKAYSLWNGGDENKGPFSSLSPWKDYKLRNMTDGRPDTFFWSNGAPKEGDYVGVHLGHRQDIHRIELYMGAVNSGSPQYNDYIHQGKMEISDNGFHWISVGAFTGQRDIIIDPSPGTQCKMVRFRCTSEQVEWVQIREFTVK from the coding sequence GTGGGGGCAAAAGTTTCCATAGACCATTCTGAAGTGACCATACTGATTGAGAAAGGAATATATCCTGTCCCGAATAAAAAAGTGCTGGCCGCAGGAGTAATGGAGCCGTTCTTGAATAGGGTGTTGAAAGCGTATTCCCTTTGGAATGGAGGAGACGAAAATAAAGGCCCTTTCTCCTCACTATCCCCTTGGAAGGATTATAAACTTAGAAATATGACAGACGGGCGGCCAGATACGTTTTTTTGGAGCAATGGCGCACCTAAAGAGGGAGATTATGTCGGGGTTCACCTGGGACATAGGCAGGATATACACAGGATTGAGCTCTATATGGGCGCAGTAAATTCCGGTTCTCCCCAATACAATGACTATATCCATCAGGGTAAAATGGAAATTTCAGATAACGGATTCCACTGGATTTCCGTGGGAGCATTTACCGGACAAAGGGATATCATTATCGATCCTTCACCCGGAACCCAATGCAAAATGGTCCGTTTCCGGTGTACGTCCGAGCAAGTCGAGTGGGTCCAGATCCGTGAATTCACAGTTAAATAA
- a CDS encoding beta-N-acetylhexosaminidase family protein yields MEKLVVQETPAIFPVPRSMKMVGLGFLLSSVVGIVAAKGADPSAVREVEQTLKAAGVKRIEHHPDLLSGKTPVTIFIGSGVDHPAFKNAIHALNLNVSGLLPKEGYLLAAGHALLSRGIVLLAGTDARATYYAAQTFRQLIQRKNGQPFIPGIFLIDHPVMTYRGAIEGFYGKPWSHLDRLSLLTFFGRHKMNTYVYAAKDDPYLRDRWRDSYPKEELKKIQELVQASREHHIDFVYTISPGLDICFSCEKEFKLLIQKAESMWQIGVRHFALLLDDISLEMKCESDKDMFASYKSPAAAAHAFLLNRFYKEFILTHSPSNSLLTVPTDYYQEETTDYRELFSELVHPDIRVYWTGIGIAPATITIKDADKISSIFKHPLLLWDNYPVTDYIRERLFLGPLEGRDAGLADHGVIGLTANPMEHAESSKLALFTIADYVWNPKAYDPFVSWEASLKEFGGPVYPELRRFAENNLSSAVRETESPTLTKLIQALWKSLDSGKAEKEARTLIFEFLRLEQLPKKFWLFKTIAF; encoded by the coding sequence ATGGAAAAGCTTGTTGTTCAAGAAACACCCGCTATTTTCCCAGTCCCTCGTTCCATGAAGATGGTTGGTTTAGGTTTTTTGTTGTCTTCGGTAGTTGGAATTGTTGCCGCAAAAGGAGCCGATCCGTCAGCTGTACGGGAAGTTGAGCAGACTTTGAAGGCCGCCGGTGTGAAGCGAATTGAGCATCACCCGGACCTGCTGTCCGGTAAAACTCCGGTTACTATTTTCATAGGAAGTGGAGTTGACCATCCCGCTTTCAAAAACGCTATTCATGCATTAAACCTGAATGTATCCGGCCTCCTTCCCAAAGAAGGATATCTTCTTGCCGCCGGACATGCCTTGTTGTCAAGAGGTATTGTTCTTTTAGCCGGTACGGACGCCCGTGCTACTTATTATGCTGCACAAACGTTTAGACAACTCATTCAAAGGAAAAATGGCCAGCCTTTTATTCCCGGCATTTTTCTTATTGATCATCCAGTTATGACTTACCGGGGAGCTATTGAAGGATTTTACGGAAAACCGTGGTCTCATCTGGACCGCCTGAGTCTCCTAACTTTTTTTGGGCGGCATAAGATGAATACGTATGTGTACGCCGCCAAGGACGATCCTTATTTAAGGGACAGATGGCGAGATTCATATCCCAAAGAAGAATTAAAGAAAATCCAGGAGCTTGTACAAGCATCCCGGGAACACCATATCGATTTTGTATACACCATTTCGCCGGGATTAGATATCTGTTTTTCGTGCGAGAAGGAATTCAAGCTTTTGATACAAAAGGCCGAGTCCATGTGGCAGATTGGGGTACGTCATTTCGCCCTGCTGCTCGATGATATATCCCTTGAAATGAAGTGCGAATCAGATAAAGACATGTTTGCCTCTTACAAAAGCCCGGCTGCTGCTGCTCATGCTTTCCTCCTGAACCGCTTTTATAAAGAATTTATTCTAACACACTCTCCCTCCAACAGCTTGTTGACCGTTCCTACCGATTATTACCAGGAAGAAACGACAGATTACCGGGAGTTATTCTCTGAGCTTGTCCATCCGGATATACGGGTTTACTGGACTGGTATAGGGATTGCTCCGGCCACAATCACCATAAAAGATGCTGATAAAATAAGTTCCATATTCAAGCACCCTTTACTTCTATGGGACAATTACCCTGTTACGGATTATATTCGCGAGCGCCTTTTCCTGGGGCCGCTAGAGGGCCGGGATGCCGGCCTAGCCGATCACGGAGTTATAGGCCTTACAGCTAATCCGATGGAACACGCTGAGTCCTCCAAGTTGGCATTATTCACAATTGCCGACTATGTTTGGAATCCAAAAGCCTATGACCCTTTTGTTTCATGGGAGGCAAGCCTTAAAGAATTTGGCGGTCCTGTTTACCCGGAACTGCGGAGATTTGCCGAAAATAACCTATCCTCTGCAGTCCGTGAAACCGAGTCTCCGACACTGACCAAGCTGATCCAAGCCCTGTGGAAATCATTAGATTCGGGTAAAGCGGAGAAGGAGGCAAGAACCCTTATTTTTGAGTTTTTACGACTTGAACAGCTCCCCAAAAAATTCTGGCTATTCAAAACAATAGCTTTCTGA
- a CDS encoding DUF4097 family beta strand repeat-containing protein: MGRYKKIRQLLHAALILSGILAVYWIFFPPLQEYDRIWKFDSGQLESVYIQTDYNVQIECKESEDGTNYIEIKGSADKQVVNVLEGADIVQKALTLNLSKPGSLEKLADKASRNDDTQYITFVLAREAALHKIEASSTSEWLRIRQMKADHAVFKTTSGQVKLDGYKGESLNIQTGSGDIEAFKARGKVEAVSEGGNIKLIDMEGNPDVQTNSGNVQLSGDLSLASVQTVSGNITIAIPAGYQSRYDLQTNTGKIRAPRSITSSSNYIKVKTNSGNIRINPG; the protein is encoded by the coding sequence ATGGGAAGATATAAAAAAATAAGACAGTTGCTGCATGCAGCACTCATACTGTCCGGGATTTTGGCTGTCTACTGGATTTTCTTCCCGCCTCTCCAAGAGTACGACCGCATATGGAAGTTTGATTCAGGACAGCTGGAATCCGTATATATTCAAACAGACTATAATGTGCAAATAGAGTGCAAGGAATCGGAAGACGGTACTAATTACATAGAAATTAAAGGAAGCGCAGATAAGCAGGTGGTTAACGTTTTGGAAGGGGCGGACATAGTCCAGAAAGCACTTACTCTTAATTTGTCGAAGCCGGGGTCCTTAGAAAAGTTAGCGGATAAAGCTTCACGTAATGATGATACCCAATACATTACTTTTGTTCTGGCAAGAGAAGCGGCATTACATAAAATTGAAGCAAGCAGTACATCCGAATGGCTGCGCATACGGCAGATGAAGGCTGATCACGCTGTATTTAAAACAACCTCGGGCCAAGTGAAACTTGACGGGTATAAAGGAGAGTCGCTTAATATTCAAACAGGTTCCGGCGATATTGAGGCCTTCAAAGCAAGAGGGAAAGTTGAAGCGGTGAGTGAAGGGGGGAATATAAAACTCATCGATATGGAGGGCAATCCGGACGTTCAAACAAATTCTGGAAATGTTCAGCTCAGTGGTGATTTGTCATTAGCATCTGTACAAACCGTTTCGGGAAATATAACAATCGCTATTCCGGCCGGCTATCAAAGCCGTTATGATCTTCAAACAAATACAGGGAAAATCCGCGCTCCCAGGTCTATTACTTCTTCTTCAAATTATATAAAGGTTAAAACAAACTCGGGCAATATACGTATTAACCCGGGTTAA
- a CDS encoding GntR family transcriptional regulator, giving the protein MIIDKKSRIPLYAQLYDHILDKIKSGEWREHEKLPSEREICETYGISRTTVRQTMIELENEGYIYKEHGRGSFVSPQTYTQSLIKFYSFSEEMKKLGKHPVTEVINFEISPCSSKIAKKLELEVETPVYKIKRLRSAEDEPIMVETTYLPVNIFPGLTRHELEKRSMYEIFRTDYQLSLTSAHERFKAVIIKEKEAPFLDGQPGNPAMKIERTAYSGNLPVEHSISIARGDRYYYATELSI; this is encoded by the coding sequence ATGATCATTGACAAGAAAAGCCGGATTCCTTTATATGCCCAGCTATATGATCATATTCTGGACAAAATTAAATCCGGAGAATGGCGGGAGCATGAGAAACTGCCGTCGGAAAGGGAGATTTGCGAAACTTACGGAATCAGCCGTACCACCGTTCGCCAGACTATGATTGAACTTGAAAATGAAGGATATATTTACAAAGAACACGGCAGAGGGAGTTTTGTCTCGCCTCAGACTTACACACAAAGTCTGATTAAATTTTACAGTTTTTCCGAAGAAATGAAAAAACTTGGCAAACATCCTGTTACAGAAGTAATCAATTTTGAGATATCACCTTGTTCTTCTAAAATAGCGAAGAAGTTGGAACTGGAAGTAGAAACACCGGTTTATAAAATAAAGCGTTTAAGGTCTGCTGAAGATGAGCCCATTATGGTAGAAACGACTTACCTGCCGGTAAATATATTCCCCGGCTTGACCCGCCATGAACTGGAGAAGCGCTCCATGTACGAAATATTCCGGACTGATTATCAGCTATCTTTAACATCTGCCCACGAACGATTCAAAGCGGTTATTATAAAGGAAAAGGAAGCTCCCTTTTTGGACGGACAACCTGGAAACCCTGCCATGAAAATTGAACGTACCGCTTATTCAGGCAATCTTCCTGTTGAACACTCCATCAGTATAGCAAGAGGAGACAGGTATTACTACGCAACAGAGCTTAGCATATAA
- a CDS encoding SIS domain-containing protein — protein MFINYSEEKSRETGAFNTLKEIAQQPRLWKEANASLAAEQDRIKAFFQMLFDKHEKINVIFTGAGTSAFVGETILPYLQQKGGKQRFNFQSIATTNLVSNPYYFFERETPTLLVSFARSGNSPESVASVKLGEQLVRNFYQINITCNPEGYLAAGSSDNERTLLLLMPEGSNDRGFAMTSSFTCMMLTALLLFREEGIRDYQTVITRLADRVETMFNTRAEKLETMAAESFQKIVYLGSGPFLGLSHEASLKFLELTAGKLSVYYESPLGFRHGPKSLIDDQTMIVLFLSKHPYTRKYDLDLLKELKADPARVNLAVISDVYEKEVDEIADYYFFGEKEDLGSADDTWLSFEYIAHAQLLAVYKSISLNIKPDNPSPSGSVNRVVKGVTIYDYE, from the coding sequence TTGTTTATTAATTATTCTGAAGAAAAAAGCCGCGAAACAGGGGCTTTCAACACACTGAAAGAAATTGCCCAGCAGCCTAGGTTATGGAAAGAGGCTAATGCCAGCTTGGCGGCCGAGCAAGACCGAATCAAAGCTTTTTTTCAAATGCTCTTTGACAAACATGAGAAAATCAATGTCATTTTTACAGGGGCCGGCACATCAGCATTTGTAGGAGAAACGATTCTTCCGTATCTGCAACAAAAAGGCGGTAAGCAACGGTTCAATTTCCAAAGCATTGCCACAACAAATCTGGTATCCAATCCTTATTATTTTTTTGAGAGAGAAACACCTACTCTGCTGGTCTCTTTTGCCCGCTCCGGAAATAGTCCGGAAAGTGTAGCCTCTGTGAAGCTGGGTGAACAACTGGTACGGAATTTTTATCAAATCAACATCACCTGTAACCCGGAAGGATATCTGGCGGCAGGCTCTTCAGACAATGAAAGAACTTTGCTTTTACTCATGCCGGAAGGGTCCAACGACCGAGGTTTTGCCATGACAAGCAGTTTTACCTGTATGATGCTGACGGCTCTTTTATTGTTCCGGGAGGAGGGGATTCGAGATTACCAAACCGTTATCACCAGGCTGGCCGATCGTGTTGAAACTATGTTTAATACCCGGGCGGAAAAATTGGAAACGATGGCGGCCGAATCTTTCCAAAAAATCGTTTATCTCGGTTCCGGTCCATTTCTGGGACTATCCCATGAAGCCTCCTTGAAATTTCTGGAATTGACAGCTGGAAAATTATCAGTATACTACGAGTCTCCCCTTGGTTTCAGGCATGGCCCCAAATCTCTGATTGATGACCAGACGATGATCGTGCTATTTCTCAGTAAGCATCCGTATACACGAAAATATGATCTGGACCTGTTAAAGGAATTGAAAGCGGATCCTGCACGGGTTAACCTGGCCGTCATTTCCGATGTTTATGAAAAAGAAGTGGACGAGATTGCAGACTATTACTTCTTTGGGGAAAAAGAAGACTTGGGCTCTGCGGACGATACATGGCTTTCATTCGAATATATTGCCCATGCCCAACTGCTTGCAGTTTATAAATCGATTTCCTTAAACATAAAACCGGATAACCCTTCTCCAAGCGGCAGTGTAAACCGGGTCGTAAAAGGCGTTACCATATACGATTACGAATAA